The following proteins are co-located in the Haloplanus sp. HW8-1 genome:
- a CDS encoding HD domain-containing protein produces MATIKDSVHDHIEVTGVAEALLDTPAMQRLRRIRQLGTVSLVYPSANHTRFEHSLGVYHLASEALDHLGVAGQTAERIRAAALLHDVGHPPFSHNVERLLYRYTGKYHDDVTDLIASGQVGAVLREHDLDPAAVAALVAGEGRYGQLVSGELDVDRMDYLVRDAHHTGVPYGTIDHGRLIRELAFRDGELVIGEGNVQTAESLLLARALMNPTVYQHHVARIGKAMLRRATERLVEDADYDPGTVRRWDDADLLVALRRTDATADLADRLSTRDLYKRAVWAELDDVPDSLREADHERIGDLEREVAAGADLDPGSVIVDVPPPPEIRESSSRVVVNGEIRRLDRQSPLVSALRTAGRNQWRLGVYAPAEAVDRVGRTAARTLGLDVDGALVSEVRRGLDATLDEFG; encoded by the coding sequence ATGGCGACGATCAAGGACAGCGTCCACGACCACATCGAGGTGACGGGCGTCGCCGAGGCGCTCTTGGACACGCCGGCGATGCAGCGGCTCCGTCGGATCCGCCAGCTCGGGACCGTCTCGCTGGTCTACCCGTCCGCCAACCACACGCGGTTCGAACACAGTCTCGGGGTCTATCACCTCGCCTCGGAGGCGCTCGACCACCTCGGCGTCGCGGGGCAGACGGCCGAACGGATCCGCGCCGCCGCCCTCCTGCACGACGTGGGGCACCCACCGTTCAGCCACAACGTCGAACGTCTGCTCTACCGGTACACGGGAAAGTACCACGACGACGTGACCGACCTCATCGCGAGCGGACAAGTGGGCGCGGTTCTCCGGGAGCACGACCTCGATCCGGCGGCCGTCGCGGCCCTCGTGGCCGGCGAGGGCCGATACGGCCAACTCGTCTCCGGCGAACTGGACGTGGATCGGATGGATTACCTGGTTCGCGACGCCCACCACACTGGCGTGCCGTACGGAACCATCGACCACGGTCGGCTGATCCGGGAACTCGCCTTTCGGGACGGCGAACTCGTCATCGGCGAGGGAAACGTCCAGACCGCCGAGAGCCTCCTACTCGCCCGGGCGCTGATGAACCCGACGGTCTACCAACACCACGTCGCGCGCATCGGCAAGGCGATGCTCCGGCGGGCGACCGAGCGACTCGTCGAGGACGCCGACTACGACCCCGGGACCGTGCGTCGCTGGGACGACGCCGACCTGTTGGTCGCGCTCCGGCGGACGGACGCCACCGCCGACCTGGCGGACCGTCTCTCGACGCGTGACCTCTACAAGCGGGCAGTGTGGGCCGAACTCGACGACGTCCCCGACTCGTTGCGCGAGGCAGACCACGAGCGAATCGGAGACCTCGAACGCGAGGTGGCGGCGGGAGCCGACCTGGATCCAGGATCGGTGATCGTCGACGTGCCGCCGCCGCCGGAGATTCGCGAGTCGTCGTCACGGGTCGTCGTCAACGGCGAGATCCGTCGGCTGGACCGGCAGTCACCGCTGGTGTCCGCGCTCCGGACCGCCGGTCGCAACCAGTGGCGCCTCGGGGTCTACGCCCCGGCCGAGGCCGTCGACCGCGTAGGTCGGACGGCCGCCCGGACGCTCGGACTCGACGTCGACGGCGCACTCGTCTCGGAAGTCCGCCGTGGTCTCGACGCGACGCTCGACGAGTTCGGGTAG
- a CDS encoding amidohydrolase family protein — translation MQIEGIVLRGRGFDPVEGRVVVEDGEIVAVEETTTDSDDIVCPAFVNAHTHLGDSIAKEAGSGLSLDELVAPPDGLKHRLLRAATDAEKITAMRRSLRFMQRSGTTATVEFREGGADGVRAIRRALDGLDVDAVVLGRETVAAMHESDGFGASGARDADFTSERAATREAGKPFGIHAGERDPTDLTPALDLDPTFLVHVVHPEPDHLDRIEREGVPVVVCPRSNLVTGVGTPPIADLLDRTSVALGTDNVMLNSPSMFREMEFAAKVGGVDARDVLRMATVAGADLVGLDCGVIEPGRPAKLLVLDGDSDNLAGVRDPVRAVVRRAGVDDVQRVVL, via the coding sequence ATGCAAATCGAGGGTATCGTCCTCCGGGGTCGCGGGTTCGACCCGGTCGAGGGCCGGGTCGTCGTCGAGGACGGCGAGATCGTCGCCGTCGAGGAGACGACCACCGACAGCGACGACATCGTCTGTCCGGCGTTCGTCAACGCCCACACGCACCTCGGCGACTCCATCGCCAAGGAGGCCGGTAGCGGCCTCTCGCTCGACGAACTCGTGGCGCCCCCGGACGGCCTCAAACACCGCCTCCTCCGGGCGGCCACCGACGCCGAAAAGATCACCGCCATGCGTCGGTCGCTCCGCTTCATGCAGCGGTCCGGCACGACCGCGACCGTCGAGTTCCGGGAAGGTGGCGCCGACGGCGTCCGGGCCATCCGGCGCGCGCTCGACGGCCTCGACGTCGACGCGGTCGTCCTCGGTCGCGAGACGGTGGCGGCGATGCACGAGTCCGACGGCTTCGGCGCAAGCGGCGCCCGCGACGCCGACTTCACGAGCGAACGCGCCGCGACCCGCGAGGCCGGCAAACCGTTCGGCATCCACGCCGGCGAGCGAGATCCGACCGACCTCACCCCGGCGCTCGACCTCGATCCCACCTTCCTCGTTCACGTCGTCCACCCCGAACCGGACCACCTCGACCGGATCGAACGCGAGGGCGTCCCCGTGGTCGTCTGCCCGCGGTCGAACCTCGTCACCGGCGTGGGAACCCCGCCCATCGCCGACCTGCTCGACCGGACGAGCGTCGCGCTGGGGACGGACAACGTCATGCTCAACAGCCCCTCGATGTTTCGCGAGATGGAGTTCGCCGCGAAGGTCGGCGGCGTCGACGCCCGCGACGTCCTGCGGATGGCGACGGTCGCCGGCGCCGACCTCGTCGGCCTCGACTGCGGGGTGATCGAACCCGGCCGCCCGGCGAAACTGCTCGTCCTCGACGGCGACTCCGACAACCTCGCCGGCGTCCGCGACCCCGTCCGAGCGGTCGTCCGTCGGGCAGGGGTCGACGACGTCCAGCGGGTCGTCCTGTAG